Part of the Anopheles coluzzii chromosome 3, AcolN3, whole genome shotgun sequence genome is shown below.
TGGAAGCAAACAGTTGAAAAGTACAAACAGCAGATCACAAATATTGTGAGGAATAATGAGctgaaaaagcaacaaaatctCGCCGACGGGCACCAGCGTGATTTGAAGAACATGCATCGTTACTACGAACTTTTAGATCTTCGCAAAAGGTTAGCTAAAATCAGTTTTAAGTAGAATTTTCCCCTTAAATCTCTTAAATTGTTGTAGAAAACTCCTAATACTCAAGCGACGATTGCGGGAACGAGACACCTCCCTCCAAAGACGACTCCTCAGCAACCAAAGAAGAAGGCAGGAGATAAAAGCCCGAATGGTTTGTACACTTAGTGCGCTGGTGTTCAAACCGCCAACTCCACCACTGTAAACGGgcgcctctctctcttttttcagCAAATCGAGCACTTTCGCATGCACTACGTAGCGTACCTGAAAGAGCGCCACGAAAGCCGCCAGTGTTTGGAATCCTTCCTCACGCAGATGCAGCACAAAGTGCAGGACCGGAAGGAGATGTACGAGCGCAAGCACAAAAAGCTGGCCGAAGAGCTGGTGCGGCGCAAAGCGAGAAATCTAACGAGCAAGTACCGACGGCGCAGCAAAGCCGCACTGGTGCAAGCGCTCCAGCGGGAGTGCAAGAAGAGTGTGCTAGCAAAGGCGGGCGGCGGGCCCGGTAGGGCGGCCGCGATGGCGCAGCAGGAGCGCATCGAGCGTGCAATCGATGCGGCATACGCCATTCACACGGCCATCAGTCCCACGACCAGCAGCACCCAGATTATCGATACCGCCAGCCAGTTCGTGCTCGATCTGCGCGACATTCCGATCGATCCCTTGCCGCAGGATCAGCTCATAACGGCTTACGTCGTGTGTAAGCTGCGTGAAGCGATGAACGAGATCGTGGAACGCTCCGTGCAGGAAGCGCGCGAACTAATAGAGCAAGTGGCGGTTAAAAAGATCGAATCCCTCCACCAGGAAGAGCAGACGGTGCGGTCTTCCCTCTCGAGCCAGGGCAGCATCCCGAAGCTGCCCTCCTTTCTGACCCGGCCCGGCGTCCGCAATCAGTCCCGCGTGTCGATGGGCCCGGTAGCGATCGTGGAACAGTACGAGACGGAAAGCTTCTCGCTGAAAAAGTGCCGCAACCGACCACCGACCCCCGTGACCTCGGTTACCTCGCTGGTCGAGCGTACGTTACGCCAGTCGCACGAGGAACGGGCAAGCATTAGTGCGCTGGAAGTGACGACCGAGGCGGCGCTGGATGTGTTGCAGCGCATCCAGTCCGATTCCTACCCGCTGATACACGTGATGCACAGCCAGCGGCGCTATCTGGAGGGCAACCTGCTCAAGTACCGCATGATCGTGCAACCGTACGTCGGTCAGCGCGTGCTGGCCGCCCTCGATCTGGAACGGTTAGCCATCGTCAGGGACTTTGCGGACGAAGAGGACGATGAAGGCGATAACGGTGGGACGGATGCGGCGCGTGACTCGATTCTTCAGCGCACCGCTAGCGCGCTGTTGCGGTTTCCGGAAAGCAACCGCCAGTACGCAATCGCTCTCTGCGACACCGTCCACTTGCTATCAGTGCAGGCGATTGGAAAGATCCAGCAAATACTGAACGCACCGTAATCAAGGGTGTGACGACAAGTGCGGTTGCGCTTATCTAGCCAACTATCAGTTAGTTTTATTGTGCTTCGGCCCCACGAACAGAACGATTCCTTTGCAACAGAGAGAGTCTTAATAAAACGCGGTTTGTCTTTACACTTTACACGCTTACACGACTGGAAGGATGGAGAAGTAGAAAGCGGCTTCGAGCGGATAGTGGTGGTTTTAGGCCAACATTTTTTGTAACCGACCGTCGTCGTACATCTTCTTGATGTCGGTACCGCCACCGACAAAGTTGCCGCCAATAAACACGCGCGGCACCTGTTTTTGGGAGACGAGAAGACacgcgagagagagacattGAAATCAGATAAAGGCATGATTCATGAAGGCTGACGGGCCATAATCAGCAGTGCAAATGATGTCATTGTTGACCACTTACCGTGCGGGCACCGGTCAGCTCGCCGAGGACGGACTGAATCTCGTCACCATCGTTGCGCTTGTCCAGCTCGTAGCAGGCATACTCCTGGTTCAGCTTCTTGAAGGGCTATGAAGGGACATTAAACATCGGAAATCACACCTCAAAGCCACGTCAATTCCGTTAGGCATCACGACTTTTCCCCCGTGTTTAGAGTCAGCCGACTCCGAGCTTCAACTTACCTCCTTTGCCATGGTACAGTAAGGGCAGTAGGTCTTGGAGAAGATAACCACCTTATCCTTCGCGATAGCGCTCTTCACAAATTCCGCTACGGGACCGCTCATGTTTGCTGGAACGCTTCGGCTAACCAATGAACCCATAAAACGAACTGCGGCTGCGTTTTGTGTTGTTAAACTCTTTGGTGACTTTCACCTCCTGGCGTAATCGTTGGAACGGGGGAGAGCCTGACTGTGGGTGACAGTTTACAGGGGTTTCAGAACAACCCGGTACAAGGAAGAATGGGGGaagaaaagattaaaaaatcaACCCAACGTGTTGCTTATTTACTCCATATGAATGCATTTCAGTGATTTTAATCTGAAACTGCTCCTTTATATGgatttaattacaaaatgtgCCAATTTCacaaaaggaaacattttcaaaaattgcaTTTGTGGTGAATATATGCTCCGACCTCAACTTGACACTCAACTCACCACGACCCGGCAGCTGTCaacagagtgaccagaaataccgattgaacaaaatgagcttcaaaattTGAATCTTTATTTCGAATGAAAATGCTTTAAACACTAACGCCATCTCTaaaatgattcgcttactacttTGACACTAGCGAAAAACTGCTGGTGGTGAGTTATGTTTTCCTCCCCAAATTCCAACGCGCATTTTTTTATCCATTTCTCGcttcttttgttgttatttggaAACATATAAAATGATTTGTCCAATTATTCTtacaaaatcttgcctcacacttccatcgcaatttgtttttggaattCTTGTTTCATTCCTAAGTAACCACGAACAGAGCTCATTTTGACAGTGGTGATCGCCTCCATTGCAAATGTCAGtgctttcgtgtgggacacttttgtaacgcaaGTGCCATGTTGGTTCGTCGGTGACCTAAGGTCCGTGACTGGGTTTCGTCAGATGCGATTAAATTGAACGTGCTGTTAAAATTGTATATAGGACTTGACAGATGTTGTATCGCTTACACTTTCACTCTTTATTTCTTACTTATCCGTACAATTACAATTACTATATCTTCGTAGTACCAGCAACGTCCGTACTCCGTCACGGTTCGTAGGAGAGAGCCTCGAACTCTCATCTCCTTGCACCCACGTACCTACGATCGAGCCCCGAGTGGCACTCACCACTTCGTCCCCAGGGGTCGGCAACCTATATTATCGTATACAACATCTCCCCCACTAATACCGGCGGCTTGGCTCATTCCACCTTACATTGAACGACTCGCGTTTTGTTCCCTATTCATTGTTgatttatacacacacattcacgatATAACAATTAATATCTCCTGGGTGACCCGCACCATGAACTATTTCATCAAATTTATCTAATTacatcactttttttttgctgtaaaaaTTGTACAATTGGCTAACCGAAGCCTtctctacttcttcttctgttttttttcgtatgGTAAATATTTTCCTTCATTGATGATATTATCGAATATCAGCAGCAGTATCCACCATCTTCCTCACAGGCTCGCCATTTAATATCACATTCACGTGACCTTTGCCTTTACCGTTTACCATATACACtgtttcaattataaacattataATTATCCTCTTCATATTGCATCCTGGATTTCCTATAGCGCTCTGCAGAGTTGCAGAATCCTTCCTTGTGACCATATCTGCTACATTCGTTACATCGGTAACTTTTATAATGGCACTTTCGGGCATAATGCTCCTCACCACAAAGCCAACACTTCGGTGCTGCTCTATTAGAATATCCTTCCTGTCTTTCCTCATGGCTCTCCCTCCCTCGCTTTGGACTGGGTCTCTCAAACTTCCCGTCATTCACGACGTTTACCTCTTTGCTCTCACTCTCAATCATCTCAGTGTCTTTTTTCAGTGTTACCATCTTTTGGCACATCTCTACTAACTGCGTTAGCGTGGTTACTTCACTATCCTCTATCCTACTCAGCAACCGCAACCTGATATCAGCGTTTCTGTCGTCCTttaacccacacacaaacagaaaacactTCAACTGTTCCTCTGTAAGCCCTGCGAGCTCTGCTTCCACTACACTCTTATTAACACGGCAACCGAACGTCACGTAATCCTCCAGTCCACTTTTTTGTAACTGCAAACACTTAAATCGCTTGCTGACCTCTGACTCACGAGAGCCAAACAGCGATTTTAACGTACTTACAGTTTCCGTAAAATTGAAATCTTTCGGCTTACGCGGCAGTACACAGCTCGTGTACCGCTCATGTTCTGCTTGCCCCAGCTtcctcagcagcagccgcacctTCGCGTCATCCTCTAGCTTACTTGCATCCTTCTCGAACAGATCCTCATAACGCGAGAACCATCCGGCGAACGTCGTACTCTCCGGATCGAAGTGAAAATCTTTCACCTGGCCCGCCAGCACATCACTAAGCTGCTCTGACCCATTCACGGGCTGCTTAAGTTGCGCTGTCTGCCAAATCTCGCCTATCAGCTTTTCCTGCTGCTTCATGAAATTCTGTTGCTGCTCCAGCATCATCGTGTGCTGTTGGCGAAACAGCTCGTGAATCCAGCTGGGTCCAGATTCCGTTGGATCGACGCTTCCCGTGTCACCGCGATGGCGGCTGTGCGATGGCCGCTCCTCATCACCGTTGCTCGTCTGCTGGTTAGCTTCTCTGTTGCTATTCATAGCACGATCACTGCCTATTGCACGGGTGGTTTCTTATAATCCTCGTCGCCAGTTGTTGTATCGCTTACACTTTCACTCTTTATTTCTTACTTATCCGTACAATTACAATTACTATATCTTCGTAGTACCAGCAACGTCCGTACTCCGTCACGGTTCGTAGGAGAGAGCCTCGAACTCTCATCTCCTTGCACCCACGTACCTACGATCGAGCCCCGAGTGGCACTCACCACTTCGTCCCCAGGGGTCGGCAACCTATATTATCGTATACAACAACAGATAACGATGATTAATTTAAAGATAACAATAGGATGTATGATTTCGTCGTACAACGGAATAAAAAAACCGATTTGATCTGTCAGTTTAATTATTTAAGAATTGTAGGAACAAtccgtttttttatcatttaattaaataccttatccaaataatcgcaatttcaatcaaaattgTCAATCGAAATAGTTCACGATAGcaccgataaaatcgcatctgaTGGAGTACTGACTCGGCTCTAAGCGGACCGCATGGAGCCCTAAAATGGCGCATGGAGAAAAGGAACTCGTTACGGCTTAATGGAAAATGTACGTCTCAATCGTTCTTTGACTTAAATTGCCCGGTACAATTTTCAGATTGACACTTCAGAAGGACCTGCATACGTGTGGccgctgaaccaaatctaatccacCGCCTTGAAATTTATGCATGATGCATTTTCTTATGGAACTTTCGTTTTGCAGAATaaactcctcccccccccccccccccaaacctCCCGGTCAACAATTCTTTCTAACTTTTATGTTTGAACTATTTACACCTTTATTACACATATCAAATAATACAAAGCATAATATATTGATGTCTGGGGCCGCGCGCACGAGCCGCACCGTGAGCCCTACCGGGAGCCCTGCTCGACCGGTAGCCTGTTACACACTCCTGCGTTAGGTGCGCTCTGCACACACTTAGCGCGCATCGCTAAGTGCGGCGTATTAGTGTGCGTGAGCGCAGTGTCGATTCCTGGAtgtcgaccagcagcagcgcaactgcTACGGCGAATCCAGGGCTCGGCACGTCTATCCACAATATCTCCCCCTTTTAATAACCGAAGGGTCGAACCGACGCGGGTGGTATTCCACAACGGAATACCAGCGTGGTGACACCCTTCGACCGATGGTACGTAGTGGGAAtcgtgatgctgctgcgctcATGTTCCCGGGGCGGCGGCGATGATGCCGCGTTCGCGTTCCGCGAGTTGCGACTGTTGATGATGAGCTGTTGTCCCGGGGCGGCGGCGATGATGCCGCGTTCGCGTCCTCGGGTTGTAGCGTCGCTGCTACGCCTGCCGGGAGGTGAGGGTGGTGCCGCGATGAAACCTTGCACCGGCAGGGCCATGACCGGCGACAGCAATGGCCGGCCACAGCGATGGCATCTCTGGCTGGACGTGCTGGGCTTGCTGCAGGTGAGGCGGAATGTGTCCACGCCAATGAGGGCTGCTATGCTGCAGCTGAGGCGGAATGTGACGTCGCCTATGATGCGAGGCTGCTGCGTTGCAGCCGAGGCGACTTACGTGTCGCCGTTGGTGATGCGGGGCTCGAGCCGCGGCGGGAATGCGACCTCGCCGATGACGTGCTGCAGGGCTCGAGCCGGGGCGGGAATGCGACCTCGCCGATGACGTGCTGCAGGGCTCGAGCCGGGGCGGAATGTGCCGTCTCCCTTAATAAGTGGGTGGTGTGTAGCCGGCTGCCCAATGCAGCGGTCGCCAGTGATGGGACAGCAGCCGGGGCCACGGTGTctgcggtggcggcggcccgATGTTCCGCGGTATCCCAAAGGCACAGGGAAccgtgccatcgcgatggccgcTGCACTGACGCTGCAGAAAGGCCAGACGAAACGCGATGGCTGCCGCGGGTTCTGTAGGATCCTCCTTGCGCAagaggatcccatcctcgtcgccacttttaTGTTTGAACTATTTACACCTTTATTACACATATCAAATAATACAAAGCATAATATATTGATGTCTGGGGCCGCGCGCACGAGCCGCACCGTGAGCCCTACCGGGAGCCCTGCTCGACCGATAGCCTGTTACACACTCCTGCGTTAGGTGCGCTCTGCACACACTTAGCGCGCATCGCTAAGTGCGGCGTATTAGTGTGCGTGAGCGCAGTGTCGATTCCTGGAtgtcgaccagcagcagcgcaactgcTACGGCGAATCCAGGGCTCGGCACGTCTATCCACAACACTAACTGTGTTTCAATTGTTAAAACCTTCCAAAAATTATCGATAAAATTTTAGTGCTCCCAgcgaaaaccgccaaaataatctggtcACACTGGCTGTCAGTCTAATGACAGTTCTCGAACCAATCGCAAACAGTGGTGGTGAAAAAGGCAATTCCGTGTGAAAAGCCGATCTCGGAAAAGGGCTTTTAATTGTGGGCCCCTTTTTCACGTGTAAATTACATTCACGTACCTCCGATTTGTCGCCCGGCTGGTACGGCAAGGTAAGTGGTACAATTTTCACTAACACTGGGTAGGAAAAACGGGTAAAAAATCCcgcaaaataaatcaaaagtTCCTCTACCGATGGAAGCATCGCGAAACGCATCGATGCATCCCGCACACATTCGGCCATGTTTGATCGTGTTGGCTACGTTGATGGAATCCGTCTTGTGCCCGGAAACCGTCTGGCAGGAAAACCAAAATAACATTTCTTTTGTATTGgctaaacttttttttaaatatttcttgtAATGTACACCTCCCAACCGAGTTTCCCTTTTATAcaccaacacgcacacacatacacatccgCCTACACACCTTCCTTTCCCTGAAAGTCGCATTTGGaaatcgcgcacacacacacaaacttgcTTGTAATATTTCGTCGCcaaatgaaacacacacacaaaaaagtctCTTAATCGAAACTTGTTTCGCTTCGTTTCTTATTATTATCCTTGCTATACTTGAAGATTATTCCAAGTTTCCGTCTACCGCCGCCGGGTTATTAGCCGTCGAAGTGATCGTAATCGTCGTCCCTCGGAAGaagtcgccgtcgtcgtcgtcgtcgtgaaAATCCGTGTTCCGGTTCCGGTTTCCGAGTGCATCGGACAGCGCGCGACTATTTTATTACCACGACCCCCCGCCGGTTCCGTCCTTCTAACCGCGCGTGTTAGGCCCGCGAGCAAACCATATTACGCGTATAACTCCCCCCCGTATCCATTGCATCCTCCGCGTGCCCCGGCCCCGGGGCATGAGCAAAGCGGTCAAGATAGATTCGACTAGCGAAAGCGGGCGGGAGCTGCCGCCCGGTACGTTCAAGCTCTTCATCGGCAATGTGGACGAGAAGACGCAACCGTCCGAGCTGCGGCCACTGTTCGAAAAGTATGGCACGGTCGTCGAGTGCGACGTGGTGAAGAACTTCGGGTTCGTGCACATGGAGAACGAGGACCAGGGGCGGGAAGCGATCCAGCACCTGAACGGGTACGTGATCGGCGGGCAGCCGATCAAGGTGGAGGCGGCCCGGAGCCGCCGGGCCCCGAACGCCAACACGACCAAGATCTTCGTCGGCAACCTGACGGACAAGACGCGCGCGCCGCAGGTCCGCGAGCTGTTTCAGAAGTTCGGCTCCGTCGTGGAGTGCGACATCGTGCGCAACTACGGCTTCGTGCACCTCGACCCGACCGGCGACGTGAACGAAGCGATCCGCGAGCTGAACGGCATGATGGTGGACGGCCAGCCGATGAAGGTGCAGGTGTCCACCAGCCGGGTCCGGCCGAAGCCGGGCATGGGCGACCCGGAACAGTGCTACCGGTGCGGCCGGGCCGGCCACTGGTCGAAGGAGTGCCCGCGCCTGATCTGGGCCGAGCGGGGCTTCCGCGAGCGCAGCATGTACGCGCGGGATCCGtatccgccgccgccgccgccgcccttCCTTCGCGATCGTATAATGGACGGATTTCGGGTAAAAATCGAACGCTCAccactctcacacactctccgCCATCCCCCCTGCtcgctctcttgctctctttctgctatccttcttttttgtcaaGTTCCGCACGTTCCGTACGTTTCCGTTAGTTCCTTTTTGCTTTCTATCTTCCAGTagagtttccttttttaaaaaagCGAAACATTTTGCTATAGCACGACACGATTTGGATTGCATTTCTGCCATTTAAATGacaccaaacacaaacacacttatggcgaaaaacaaaattcctcTATAGTAGTGCTGTGCGAAGCGTTCCCTTTTCAACAAGCCCTATTTCTCGCCTTTCCTCATGTCCCATGTTCTCGcttccaccaaaaaaaaaaaactccacacgTGTCTGCTTACCTTTTGGCGCTATCTCGATGCTTAATAATTCGTCCTAACGACCTCCTCCGGCCTTCCTATAGGACACCTTTGACTACTACGACCGGTATGAGGATCCGCGCGACCTGTTCGAACGCCGGTACGGCATCCGGGGACGTGATTTTCCCCCCATGAGGCGGGAACCGATGCCACCGATACCGCCGCTGATGCGGCGCAGCGTCACGGAAAGCAGccgggccagcagcagcagctacgaGGCGATCTTTAGCCGCCGGACGCCACCACCGGCCAGCCGGAACGGTACGAGCAGCATCAGCCGGTTCGGCGTATACGAAGACTTTAGCCGCGACTCGTTCGACGATCGGCGTGGGCTGCGCGGACCGTCGCCCACCCATCGATACGCACCGTACTGAGACGGATGGAATTAGGGCGGCGGACCACTCCGCCGCCATTGTGGTGGGAAAAAGGGGAGAGAATTTCTGACAAATTCGATGGACATGGAATCGAATGTTGCTCACAGCCGATGGAATTTAGTGGGGGAGGGATATTCGTGTAAAATCGCGCAACAactgcaacaaaacacactcaaaTGTTTGTGTATTGCACACACTCTACTGCAAAAGGGATGGAAAAGGGGGACGTAAAGATTGATTGTGGAGCCAGTGCCACACGTGGCGGCCCCTATACCATGCTCTGGTTGGACGCAATGATGCTGCAAGGTTGTACTTACAGCTGTTTAGAAACTGTAAAACGAAAAGAACAGAGAGGAAAACAAGGCATATTACAATTATCCGTTGTTATCTGTAAAGAGAGGGGGTGATGGTACACTATTGCAGCTATAGTGCCCGGGTTTACCGGGAAAACGTCCTAGAAAGGAATAACAAATTCTCAGCAATCGTGGCGAGAGTGCATTTCCTCTGCAAAACATTTCTTCATCCACATTTTAATTTACACATAGTGAAGTATTTTCACCCAGTAGCTCGTATGAACTATTTTATCAGCGTTACTCATCCTCATTTggactttttttctgttttgtcgCTTTTATATGTTTAACCGTTGCTACATTACAGTACAGCCGTAAATATTGTAAAGTTCTTAACGCGCTAGatggagagggagagagaggatTAACAAGGGGCGGGATatgattcctttttttatatgttCATATGATCTTTTGACATTGAAATCTTGACGTCCTTGCGGAGGATTTACAAGGTCAGCAGTCTCGTGCTGAGACCGAAAGATGAGCAAAGAGATCACGAACAGAGTGCAGAGAAACGGGCTACAACTGAAAGCTATAACTTGTAATAACTATTCTTAAGCTACTACTGAAAGATATAATAAAacgaaatgttttaaaataccTTAAGGAATGAAAATGTCGAACGAATGTCTTTGAAAAGTCTTTATTTTTCCCCAAGAAGGATGGTAACCAGCCATGGCCTGCCTGTCTGCTCTACACGGGAAGTGTGTAGATACGAAAGCTTCACTATTCTAATCACAGTACAGTAAATTATGTTCTATTCCATCCGTAGTTCTTCCTGCGCTGCACCTTCACAGCTCCTTCCAGCCGTACTTATTCTTGTCCTTTCCCTTGTCCCGGGAGTCCTTGCCGTAATCCTTTGACCCTTTCGAGTCGGCATACTTTCCCTGCTCCTGtctgggcggtggtggtgatggcggtGATCCTTCCGTCTTCTCCGGTGGACAGTAACAGCACCGTTGCTGCGAGTCTAGGTAAGATTTGCAGCCGAGCGTGAGCGTGCCGGTAAACAGCATCTTGGCGGCCGCTTTACAACCTGCGGAATTTAGAATAGATATTTTAGAAAGGATAGAAAAGGGATAGcggaatcgatgccttgtgattggaatctcggcatcatttGATATTCATCAGGTTCGTCTTGTCCCTAACGTTATGCACGGGGGGGATCCccaaacggaaaatcaaccactgatatctaatcaccatgcggcagatatTGGAGAAGATGATAGAATACGGACACGACACACGTATCATGTcacttcattgacttcaaatctgcatatgatagcatctttttcttctttttttttgcactacaACTGTTGTcggccaaggcctgcctgcctgcctctGTACCCAACTAgtggacttggctttcagtgacttactgaTACAGTGAGACACATAGCAGGATTGTCAGGACGTATGGAGCGGCGCCCGGTCCTTTCGGAGCTTGAACCCAAGACGGGTACATGTTgtttaagtcgtacgagttgacgactgtaccaccagaccggtccaatgATATGAtggcatagccagggtaaaattatacgacgctatgagcggGATGACTCTGGAATCTctgccaaactgataaggcttgTTAGAATGaatatgaccaacgtcacttgctAGGTGAAGTtggatggaaaactttcagggccttttgctaccaccagaggtctgcgccagggggacggacTTGTCtatctcctattcaacttagCGCTAGAGTGGGCCATCCGCGAATCGAGTCAATAAAAAAAGTCTAAAAAAAAGGCTAAAAGTCAATCCAGATCCTgacatacgctgatgatatagacatcattggtctacAGCTATCCTATGTAGTTCAAGCCTACTAAAGGGATCGAGCAGACGGCAGAGAATCTCgcattgcagataaacgaggcaacgtccaaactgatggtggctaCATCAGCTGCCctaccaaaaaataaaaatccaaacctacgtaggcgtgacgcacagataggtgaactcatcccagaattcacctatctcgAGTCAAAAGTCAGCAACGACAGCATCATGGTAGCTGAGTTTCGTACAAGGATGCTccctgccaaccggtcattctacggCCTTAGAAATCAGTTCAAATCAAAGAtactgtcgcgacggacgaagctgggactatatagcacTTATGTAGTTCCAGTACTCATatcaagaaggtgttcgagagcgatccccagttcgacataaggcgcaggggagcactgcgaactcgatggctggatcagATAAAGTGACAGTCTCTGAGACATGAACACtttccaaatctgacgaaatcCTCTTAACcacgttcgagaggaagatgctcagaaggatgcaattggccccgtatgtgtggaaggacaatggaggtgccgttataatgacgagctataagagatgtacggcgacctcacagtcgtgcagcgtatcaagctcgtcAGGCTCCTGCTGTACGCaaggaaacggacgacccaacCCGTAAAGTCATGTTAGGTCGTctacaaggacagaggaggcgtggtatgcccaaattgaggtggcaggATGGCGTgaaggcgtccgccattaaggccggcaTAACGATTTGGTAGACGAAGGTGCGAAACCGTAAGCGATTTTGGACACTTCTGCGGCAGGCCAAGAGGCTTTGCGGTTGCAGCGCCGAATAAGTAAGCAATTTTAGAAAGGCGAGCTGAAAGCTGCATTCTTGTGAATTCTGTCTTACCCTTCACTACGATATCGCCCACCACGTTCTTCTCGTAATCGTCGCAGTACCGATACAGGCAGCGCTTAAAATCCAAATCGCACAGCTCCTTATCGCTGTTGCACGTGTCGTAGCAGATATCGTGCGCATTGCAGCACTGCTCCATCTCGACGGCCGGCAGATATTCCGTGCTAATTTTCATCCCCAGCGAGCCGCACCCGTCCGACTGGGGGACGTAGAATTTATTGCGCGTGGGTGTTATGTCTAcaagaaaaagtgaaagtaaCATACTAAGACTGTTGTAAGGACAGGAAATCAGCTGCAATCGTAGAGCACTTACCGCCGGGACATTTGTACACACAGTTTTCCTCCACCGCTGCATCAAACACTTCGTGCACGACTTTGAactttttcgccacatggagcaCATTCTTCATCACGTCCCCGAATACGGCTTCCGCCGCGATGATGGCATCCCGCAGGTTCGCTATCATGTTCGAACCGTAGCCGGTGTAGGCGTACGTCAGGAAGGTCAGCGAATAGATCGCCACCTTCATGTAGGGGATTTGCATTGTCCggccgggggggggggctttgcTTCCGTTCTTAGGTAGTTGGAGAACTTCCAGTATCGTTGTCGGTCTAGGCTGAAAAATGGGACTGATTTGCGTCTCTGCGTTTGTCGTTAACGGTGGGTCGTTCTCCCTTCCGCCGCAGGtgtgttccgttccgtttcaaGATCACTGACGTGGCCAACGGCCGTACTTAGCGGTTGTCGTTCGTAATGCGGCAATTTTCACCAGAAGTAGTAAGCATTTTAGCAGGATTCAGTGTTTATTTATAGCTGCccgcttttttttattttatctagCTTGGTAGCTGCTTCAAATAAACAGGTGCTGGATGGAAGGGAGAAAGCCGGGAACAAAggggctgtttgttttgttgatgctTGAGGATATACGCCGCGGTTGAATTCTTGCGCCGTTGCCGATATGTCATTTCATTCAAACATTTGGttcattctgttttttttctgtaaattCTATAAATGAcctttaataattaatttgaaataataaatattgctCTAGAtgtaaaaatcaatcaaattt
Proteins encoded:
- the LOC120956799 gene encoding uncharacterized protein LOC120956799 encodes the protein MSKFLSLRRPTTISKLAPFVPQHPDALPREIVPQWADLLPSAKLPDRCCPVHAKDLSRGALGQPVWEFPPEHGFDLQDPELRVVRRSYLELHDKHLREFWTEALKKNLKCRGLINNEERVMCTLRQLNQYRSFLFQHYRLQLKRLLQKLGSDKAMDDHNAKVQTHMETVPDFAEKLFIRRNRAAGIYSKKMDGWKQTVEKYKQQITNIVRNNELKKQQNLADGHQRDLKNMHRYYELLDLRKRKLLILKRRLRERDTSLQRRLLSNQRRRQEIKARMQIEHFRMHYVAYLKERHESRQCLESFLTQMQHKVQDRKEMYERKHKKLAEELVRRKARNLTSKYRRRSKAALVQALQRECKKSVLAKAGGGPGRAAAMAQQERIERAIDAAYAIHTAISPTTSSTQIIDTASQFVLDLRDIPIDPLPQDQLITAYVVCKLREAMNEIVERSVQEARELIEQVAVKKIESLHQEEQTVRSSLSSQGSIPKLPSFLTRPGVRNQSRVSMGPVAIVEQYETESFSLKKCRNRPPTPVTSVTSLVERTLRQSHEERASISALEVTTEAALDVLQRIQSDSYPLIHVMHSQRRYLEGNLLKYRMIVQPYVGQRVLAALDLERLAIVRDFADEEDDEGDNGGTDAARDSILQRTASALLRFPESNRQYAIALCDTVHLLSVQAIGKIQQILNAP
- the LOC120956805 gene encoding uncharacterized protein LOC120956805, yielding MGSLVSRSVPANMSGPVAEFVKSAIAKDKVVIFSKTYCPYCTMAKEPFKKLNQEYACYELDKRNDGDEIQSVLGELTGARTVPRVFIGGNFVGGGTDIKKMYDDGRLQKMLA
- the LOC120956802 gene encoding RNA-binding protein lark — translated: MSKAVKIDSTSESGRELPPGTFKLFIGNVDEKTQPSELRPLFEKYGTVVECDVVKNFGFVHMENEDQGREAIQHLNGYVIGGQPIKVEAARSRRAPNANTTKIFVGNLTDKTRAPQVRELFQKFGSVVECDIVRNYGFVHLDPTGDVNEAIRELNGMMVDGQPMKVQVSTSRVRPKPGMGDPEQCYRCGRAGHWSKECPRLIWAERGFRERSMYARDPYPPPPPPPFLRDRIMDGFRDTFDYYDRYEDPRDLFERRYGIRGRDFPPMRREPMPPIPPLMRRSVTESSRASSSSYEAIFSRRTPPPASRNGTSSISRFGVYEDFSRDSFDDRRGLRGPSPTHRYAPY
- the LOC120956804 gene encoding group XIIA secretory phospholipase A2 — protein: MQIPYMKVAIYSLTFLTYAYTGYGSNMIANLRDAIIAAEAVFGDVMKNVLHVAKKFKVVHEVFDAAVEENCVYKCPGDITPTRNKFYVPQSDGCGSLGMKISTEYLPAVEMEQCCNAHDICYDTCNSDKELCDLDFKRCLYRYCDDYEKNVVGDIVVKGCKAAAKMLFTGTLTLGCKSYLDSQQRCCYCPPEKTEGSPPSPPPPRQEQGKYADSKGSKDYGKDSRDKGKDKNKYGWKEL